TTCTTGACGGTGCGGCCCGCCGTCAGGCCCTTGGTGGCGGGCGGCACGATGAACGCGGCCTGCCCCCGGGAGCCGAGCGAGGGGTCGACCGAGGCGACGACGACATGGACCTCGGCGATGCCGCCGTTGGTGATCCACGCCTTCTGGCCGGAGATCACCCACTCGTCGGCCGCCTCGTCGTAACGGGCCCTCGTCGTCATCGCGGAGACGTCGGACCCGGCCCCCGGTTCGGAGACGCAGAACGCGGCGACCTTCGGGTCGTCCTCGTCGCCGAAGCACTGCGGAACCCACTCGGCGAGCTGGTCCGGAGTACCGGAGGCGAAGATTCCGGCGACTGCGAGCGAGGTGCCGAACAGGGCCATGCCGATGCCCGCGTCGCCCCAGAACAGCTCCTCGTTGGCGATCTGGAGGGAGAGACCCGTGGGGTCCCCGTACAGGTCGGCGAGCGATTCGAAGCCGTAGAGACCGATCCGGGCGGCCTCCTGGATCACCGGCCAGGGGGTTTCCTCCCGGGCGTCCCACTCGGCGGCGGCCGGGCGGACCACCTGGGCGGCGAAGCCGTGCACCCAGTCGCGCAGGTCCTGCTGTTCCTCGGTCAGGGCCAGGGAGAAGAAGCTCATGCCCTCACGCCCTCGGGATGTCGAAGTAGCGGGTGAGGCCGGACGCCAGGCCGACGTCACCGGCGACCCTGAGCTTGCGCGTCATGAACATCGTGACCGGATTGCCGTTGCCGGAGACGAGCTTGAGGAACTCCGCGTCGGCCATCACCAGCGTGGTGCGGGGTTCGGCGTCGGAGCGGCCCGCCGTGACCCGGCAGGCGCCGTCGGCTATCGCGGTCTCGTAGACCGCGTCGCTCTCCCCGGTGATCTTCCAGCGGATCAGGGCGGTGAGGCCGCCGGCCGCCTCGGACCGGAACTGCTGCCGCATCCGGCCGAAGACCTCGCCGAGGATCCGGGTGCGCAGGTCGCCCCGCATGACCTCGGCGAGCTGCCTGGCGGACAGACCCTTGACGATCCGTGCGAACTCCTCGGGGGCGACCGCCGCGAAGTCGAGCGCGGACAGGTCGTCGGTGAGGTTGCCGCTGCTGTTTCCGTCCACGCCAACTCCTTACTCCGAAGTAAACTTACTTGGGAGTAAGGTAAGGGGAGCGGTGGCGTCCCGCAAGGCCGGTCAGAAGGGCGATCCGGGCAGCACGGCGAGGTGCGGGTGGTGCGCGGCGAGCACCTTGTTGGCGCGGGCCAGTTCGGACAGGGCCTGTTCGCGGTCGGCCTGGTCCTCGACGCCCAGCCGCGGCCCGCGGAACCTGCGGACCTCACGGGCCGCGCAGTCGGCGTCGAACTCCGCCTGGAGGATGTGCGGCGGAATGCACGAGCCAATCAGCGCGGCGACCCGGTCCGGGATCGGCACGGGGACGAGAAGGTGCGAGGCGGTCATGGGGCTTTCCCTTTTCGGTGGTCGGCCAGGAGGCGGTGCACGGGAGCCGTCGCCTGACGGGCGGCGGGCTCCCTCCTGTGTACGGGACGCGGTTCCGGGTTTCTCGCCGGATACGTCTCCGTGTCGCAACCGTTTGGGACTGACCGTCTATTTCGCCTTACGCGCCGGTAAGTTGACCCGCCGCGCCGAACGTGATCCGGATCAGGGGGATGTGCCGGTGGCGCGGGAGCGCAGCCGCAGCGCGCGCAGCACCGCCTCGGTGGCGAAGCGGCTCTCGGGATCGACGAGTTGGTCACCGAAGATGGTCTCCAGGCTGCGCATGCGGTAGCGCACGGTCTGCGGGTGGACATCCAGCAGCGCGCCCATCTGCGCCGCGGTGCCCCGGGTGTCGAGCCAGATCCGCAACGTCTCGACCAGCCGTTCCCGGCGGGTCGCGCTGATCCCCGCGACGGCGGCCAGCTCCCGCTGGGCGAGCTGGTCCAGCAGGGCGGGGTCGGAGAGCAGCCACAGGGTGAGGAGGTGGTCCTCGCAGCGGATCAGCGGAGCGTCGTCGATCACCCCGGAGTCGACGAGCTCCAGCACCCGGCGGGCCCAGCGGATCGACTCGCAGGCCAGCGCCGTGGGGACGGTCAGCCCGATCGCCATGCGCCCGGCCGGCAGGGCCTGGGCGAGCATCGATCTTCGTGCGTCGTCCAGCGCTCCGGGGACGAGCAGGTGCGGCTGCGGGGCGCTGAGGTCGACGAGAAGGTCACGGTCCGCGTTGAGCCGGTCCAGCTCCGCCGGGGCGCGGACGGCGATCAGCGTCACCTCCTCGGGCAGCGTCCACCCGGTCTGCTCGCACAGATCGGCGATGGCGCTCCCGGGGGCCGGACGGCCGGCGAGGATCAGATGGAGCAGTCGGCGGCGCAGCGCCTCGCTGTGCTCGCCCGACTGGGACTGCGCCTCCAGGAAGCCTTCCCGGGAAAGCGATTCCAGTTCGTCGACGTAGGCGAAGAGCGCGTCGGCGAAGCTCAGCATCAAGGTGGGGGAGAGGTGGTAGCTCTGCCCGACCTTCTTGGCCCGCCGCAACGCCACCCGCGCACCCAGCCGGTACGCCCCCTGGAGGGTGTCCATGCTCCGGCCCTCGTACGCCTCGAACCGTCCGAAGCGCCGGCACATGTCGTCCCGGAGCGTGGTCGGGGAGGAGGGCTCGGCCACCAGGTCGACGAAGGAGGCGAGGCTCTGCTCCACGCCCACCCTGATGGCCTGGCCGTTCGGTCCGTCGAGCAGCCGGGCGTATTCCGGATAGGCCCGGGTGACCTCGACGCCGATTTCCTTGATGAGGCTGGGCAGTTCGGGCCGCATGATCGCCGCGAATTCCTGTGGGAGCGGCCCGAGCGGGTCTTCGGTATCCAACGGCTGTATGAGATGTGGCATGACAGATCCCCTTGCTCCCGGCGCCCGGTGGTGGGGTGAGACGGTGGGGGGAAAGCGCTCCCACGAACCGACAGGTGCGTACCAAGTCCGCGACGAAGATAGACCAAGGAACAGGTACTGCACACCACTTGGACAAGATCGACGTGCAGAGGGCACACATCTCGGCCCCACTGTGCGACTTCCGTGCAGGTCGGGCGCTACTGCGCGCTTTCGGACAATGAATTTCGGCCGCCCGCTCAAACGGTGACAACAAAGCGGTTCTGCTGCCGCCGAGTTGGTTTCGGCATGGTCCGGTCGGACCCGGACGGGCCGGGGAGCGGTCGGGTGTACGGGCGGCTCACCACGGCGAACGCGGTGGACCACCTTCTCCTGGGTGGGGATTTCAAGCCGCCCTGGCCGAATTCCATGCCGTCCGCCGGAGAACGGAAGCTGGACTTCCGTGTCTCCCGGGGTGTCGGCGCCGCCTGCGCGCCGCGCGCGGGGTTCCGGCCGACGGTGCGTAATTCGCTGCCTCCGGGTGCGCATTCCTTGATAAGGGGAGCATGCCCCGATGCTCATTTACGGATCAAAAAGAGTGCGGTGCAAAGAATCTTAGCCGGACGGATTGTGTCGCCCGGTTTCCCGCGAGTAACATCACGCCTCGATCAATTCGGTCATGAAATCTGCCCGAAATTTGATGCTCCGATCCTCCGCCCCCGGGCCATCCGAGGCCCCAACGCCGCCGACGGTCGTCGCGGTGCGGGCATGCGTTGCAGAACCGGTCAACTTCGTGCACGAGGCCGCGCCACGGCGGCCGACAGAGGGGACGACATGAGATCCGTTTCCAATCGAACCCGCGTAGGTCTGCTCGCGGCGTTCACGGCATTCAGCGCTGTGCTCTCCACCGGCTCGGCCACCGCCGCCACCCAGCTCAACGGCGACTGGGCGCCCTTCGACCGCTGCCCGGTCGACGCGCCCGCCATGCTGGCCGCCGACGGGGTGAACACCATCGCCACCTGCATCGCGTCGAGTTCGGCCACCGGCTCCATCACGCTGGGCAAGAGCGTGGTCTCCACCGGCCACACCGATCTGCAGCTCGGCGTCGTCCAGCGCGCCGACGGCACCGCCTCGCTGGTTGCCCCGCCCGAAGGGGCCCTGACGGCGGACCCGGCCGAGATTCCCGGCGGGCTGCTCGGGCTGATGTGCCCCAGCGGAATTCCCGTCGTATCGGGAATCTGCCGTCAGTTGACGGACAACAATCTCAACCGGGTGACGGCCACCATCGAACCGGCCGGAGCACCACGCGACTTCAATATGAGCGCGGCTTTCTCCACCGGTGAGCCCATTCTCACCATCCCGGTGCGTATCCACCTCAAGAATCCGTTCCTGGGTGACAAGTGCTACATCGGGACCACCGCCAACCCGGTGCTCCTCAAGCCCCGGAACGTGACGGCGCCCACCCTCTCGCTCCAGCGGTTCGCAGCCGACGGGACGCCGAACGACGACGAGGGCGAGATGGGGCGCTACACCTTCGACGGCGCCGACCAGGGCGACGCCACGTTCGCCGTACCGGGCGCCAGCGGTTGCGGAGCCGGGCTTCTGGACTGGGCGGTGAACCTCAAGACCGGTCTCCCCTCCGCCGCCGGGAAGAACAGCGTGTCGCTGGACGCCACCACCACATACTTCGGCAGCCCCTACGACCCCGCCGGCCTCGCGCCGAACGAGGGCCGGAAGCTGTCCGAATTCTGGCACTCCGCGAAGCGGTAGGCCGTCCCCCTCCATCCCTATGAGGAGGTGATGCGGCAACCGCCCCTCACGTCCTGGTCCGCGCACGGCAGGCCCCTGCTCGCGGACCCCGTCGCGTGCCGCACCGTCCGGCACCCCGTGGACCCGCCGAACGCCGCACCGTCCGGCCCGGCGGACACAGCGCACGAACCTCTCCAGTCACGTTCAGCCGAATCCCCAACGGGACGAGAAAAGGGAGTACCCCCATGTTCAAAAGAACTGGTGTCCTGACCGCCATCGGTGCCGCCGCGGCATCCCTCGTGCTGGCCGCCCCGTCGGCCGTCGCCGCGCCGACCAGCTGGACGATCAGCCCGACCGGCGCCTTCAAGGGCACCGCCGGAGTGACCGTCCTGACCGACAACAACGGCAACAAGATCCAGTGCGCGACCTCCGCAGCCTCCGGCTCCGCGCCGACCTCCCCGGTCGCCGGGAGCCCTGCCAAGCTCGCGTCCATCTCGGCGATCTCGTTCAACTCGCCGTGCACCGGACCCTTCAGCTCGACCTGGACGGTGACCACCACTCCGCCGTGGGAGATCTGGGGTCTGGACTACACGGCGGGCGCCGGCACCAACTCCACGGGCCAGGTGACCGGTGAGATCAGAGCGATCAAGGCGAAGGTGTCCGGGAGCAGCATCCTCGGCCCCTGCACCTTCGACGTGACCGGCAAGGTCGCGGCCAAGTACAACAACCCGACCGCGGGCGGCAGCAACGGGACCCTGAACACCGCGGGCGGCGGGCTCACCCTGGCCATCGCCAACAAGGTCGGCGGCGGCTGCGGCATCGTCGGCACCACCGCGAGCTTCCAGGGGCTGTACACCATCATCAGCACCGCGACGAACAAGTCCCCGGTCATCAGCGGCTGATCCCGCCCCGATGACGTACCGCGTCTGAACGTCGTGCCCGGCCGTGCGCACCCGACGGCCGGGCACGATTTCGCGCACCCGCCGACAAGGGCGCGGCGGCGGATTGTCACCCGCTGCCAAAGTCCGCGCGCCGGTGATCCGCTCGGGGACCCGGCCCTTCCCACAGGGTCGTCGGCGTGCGTACCGTACCCGTCGGTAGGGCTCGTCCGAGGTCCGGCCGCGGCAGGTCGGAGCGGGGCCGAACCCCGCTCGCACCCGTTCGGAGCAGGGCCCGGCCCCGCCCCGACGCCCGACCCGCCCCGAAGTCCGCCCCGCGGCCCGCACGGCCGCCGCCCGCAGAGCCGCCGCAGCCCACCGGACCCGCTCCGCAGCCGCCCGCCCTCTGGGCCCACGCGCGCCGGAAGGACACATCCGTATGACCGTCGATGCACGCGCCGCAGCGAGACGACCGATCCACTGGGCCGTGGGCGGGGCGCTCGTCGTCGCCACCGCACTCGTTCCCAGCGCCGAATCGGCCGCCGCGGAACAGAAGTCAAAGGTCGCCCTCCGCTACACCTGTCCCTTCCCCTCCGGGCCCGAGGAGGCGGACGTCGTCGTCTCGGCGGTGCTTCCCACCTCGGCCCGTACGGGCGAGGAGATCCGCCCCGCTCAGGTGGCGGTGGAGGTGACCCTGCCCCCGACGGCGCTCGCCCGGTTCGGGGACCTGGACGCCGCCACCCTGTCGGCCGTCGCACGGCTCACCGTCCGCAACAGCGTCGGCGACAAGTCCGCCGACGCCTCCTGGCAGGACCTGACAGCCCCGCCGGCGGAGCTGCCCCCGCCGGGCGAAGGTGAAGGCGAGGGCGACGACCAGGGCGCACTGACCCTCACCGCGACCGGGGACGTGCCGACGGTCGCCTTCGGCAGCCCGGGACGCGCCACGCTCGCTGCCGGCGCCCTCGACCTCGCGCTGACCTCGCTCACGGAGGCCGGAGAGCCGACCACACCCCCGGGGCTCGACGTCGCCTGCGCCCCGGCCCCCGGCCAGGAAGCGGAACTGGCCGCCATCGCGATCCGCGGCGATCAGGACCCCACCGCCCCCGCACCCCGTCCGGGGGAGAGCGGCCCCGCACCGGAGCCGACCCCCACCCGCCCGGCCGAGGGGCTGCCGCCCACCGCACGGGAGAAGATCGACGCCCTCACCGAGAAGCGGCGCGAAGCCCTGGAGGACGACCCGGGCAGCTGCCCGATCGAGATCCCGCCCGAGTGGGTGATGACCACCGCCGAGACCTACGCGGCCGGCTACGCGAACGCCGCCAAACTGGACGGCGCGGCGGCGCTGGGGCCCGCGTTCATGAAGGTGGTGCTCAACAAGCGCTACATCAACGACTCCTGCGCCTCCACCGTCGACGTCAGCTCCGAGGTGAACTTCGACTACGAGGGGAAGCGCCAACTCCCCCCGACGAAAGCCACGTTCCTCAGCTACGGGTTCATGCCGACCACCGCCACCATGACGCTGGAGCAGGTGGGCCCCCCGGCCGCGATCCACACCCACACGGTCACCAACACGCCGACCTACCCGGAGGAGACCACGGTCAGGGCCCAGCTCGTGATGCGGCTCTCCGATGTCGAGGTGAACGGCGTGCCCCTGGACGTGGGCCCCGACTGCCGCACCGAACGCCCCTTCGAGCAGGTGCTGAAGGGGTACGGCCAGAGCTATCCGCCGGCCGGCTACCTCGTGGCGTACGGCGGCACCCTGACCGGGTACGCCCACATCCCGCCGTTCGAGGGGTGCGGCGCCACCGAGGACCTCGACCCGATCTTCACCTCGGCCATCTCCAGCCCGGGCAAGAAGGCCGACAACTACACCAAGATGACCCAGGCGCCCCTGTGCGTGGCGACGAACCCGGAGGGTCCCGACTGCCCGCCGAGGAAGCCGAAGCCCGAGCGGTGAGCGGGGGCGGCGCGCCCCGCCGCCGGCTGAAAGGCCAACGAGCCCTTCCGGTTCCCCGGGACCGGAAGGGCTCATTTCTTGATCCCCGGGGCCGGGACCGGACCGGGTCGTGCCGGCCCCGGGCCCGGCCGCCTGCTGCCAGATTCCTCATCATCCGACAGGTTTGACAAGCGAATTGCTCACCCGCAGACAATCGGTGGCGCCCCGTGAATTCTCGCCGAGGAAAATCTGTACCCAGTATTGCGGAGTCAGGTTACCGGCCCGTAGCGTCCCAGATGTGCCGATCGAAAACGCCTGCGCACCTGCTCGTCGGGCATGCCCGGCCCCGGTTCGCTCCGCTCCGGTGCCGGGCCGCCCGGGATCGGACGCCCAGGGCTTTGCGCAGATTTCGACAAGGTGGGGAACCGGCCTTGTCACCGAATGACAAGTGATCCGATCTCCGCCCCGGTTCGTCGAAATCCGCTGTTCAACGGCTTGCCCTGGCGGTTTCGGCGGACATAACGTGCGCCCCCTGGTGCATGTGT
This sequence is a window from Streptomyces parvus. Protein-coding genes within it:
- a CDS encoding acyl-CoA dehydrogenase family protein is translated as MSFFSLALTEEQQDLRDWVHGFAAQVVRPAAAEWDAREETPWPVIQEAARIGLYGFESLADLYGDPTGLSLQIANEELFWGDAGIGMALFGTSLAVAGIFASGTPDQLAEWVPQCFGDEDDPKVAAFCVSEPGAGSDVSAMTTRARYDEAADEWVISGQKAWITNGGIAEVHVVVASVDPSLGSRGQAAFIVPPATKGLTAGRTVKKLGLRASHTADLFLDDVRVPGHCLLGGKEKLDARLARAREGGPAKGQAAMATFEVSRPTVAAQALGIARAAYEYALEYAGEREAFGRPIIENQSIAFALADIRTEIEAVRLLIRQAAWMARNDRTFDAGQGSMAKLRAGELAVAATEKAVQILGGAGYSREHPVERMYRDAKIYTIFEGTSEIQRLVIARAISGRHIR
- a CDS encoding helix-turn-helix domain-containing protein; amino-acid sequence: MPHLIQPLDTEDPLGPLPQEFAAIMRPELPSLIKEIGVEVTRAYPEYARLLDGPNGQAIRVGVEQSLASFVDLVAEPSSPTTLRDDMCRRFGRFEAYEGRSMDTLQGAYRLGARVALRRAKKVGQSYHLSPTLMLSFADALFAYVDELESLSREGFLEAQSQSGEHSEALRRRLLHLILAGRPAPGSAIADLCEQTGWTLPEEVTLIAVRAPAELDRLNADRDLLVDLSAPQPHLLVPGALDDARRSMLAQALPAGRMAIGLTVPTALACESIRWARRVLELVDSGVIDDAPLIRCEDHLLTLWLLSDPALLDQLAQRELAAVAGISATRRERLVETLRIWLDTRGTAAQMGALLDVHPQTVRYRMRSLETIFGDQLVDPESRFATEAVLRALRLRSRATGTSP
- a CDS encoding SCP2 sterol-binding domain-containing protein, whose translation is MDGNSSGNLTDDLSALDFAAVAPEEFARIVKGLSARQLAEVMRGDLRTRILGEVFGRMRQQFRSEAAGGLTALIRWKITGESDAVYETAIADGACRVTAGRSDAEPRTTLVMADAEFLKLVSGNGNPVTMFMTRKLRVAGDVGLASGLTRYFDIPRA
- a CDS encoding DUF6801 domain-containing protein, whose amino-acid sequence is MTVDARAAARRPIHWAVGGALVVATALVPSAESAAAEQKSKVALRYTCPFPSGPEEADVVVSAVLPTSARTGEEIRPAQVAVEVTLPPTALARFGDLDAATLSAVARLTVRNSVGDKSADASWQDLTAPPAELPPPGEGEGEGDDQGALTLTATGDVPTVAFGSPGRATLAAGALDLALTSLTEAGEPTTPPGLDVACAPAPGQEAELAAIAIRGDQDPTAPAPRPGESGPAPEPTPTRPAEGLPPTAREKIDALTEKRREALEDDPGSCPIEIPPEWVMTTAETYAAGYANAAKLDGAAALGPAFMKVVLNKRYINDSCASTVDVSSEVNFDYEGKRQLPPTKATFLSYGFMPTTATMTLEQVGPPAAIHTHTVTNTPTYPEETTVRAQLVMRLSDVEVNGVPLDVGPDCRTERPFEQVLKGYGQSYPPAGYLVAYGGTLTGYAHIPPFEGCGATEDLDPIFTSAISSPGKKADNYTKMTQAPLCVATNPEGPDCPPRKPKPER